The DNA sequence CGCCGAGGTGTTTAGCATCGATCTAGAGACCGGCCAGGAAGTCCGCTGGGGGTATACTCTGGAGGAACTGGCCGACGGCACCTACGGGCACCTGTTCCAGACCCGCTTCTTCGTAAACGCCGGCAACACCTACCGCCTGGAGGTCCGCCGCTCGGATGGCATCGTGGCCCGCGCCGAAACACAGGTGCCGGCTACGACGAGTATCGTTTCCGTGGCCGAGGAGCCGTTGGTGACGGACGGCGTGATGCGACAGGACGTGCTGTTGCCCGGGGTGAGGTCGCTCTGGGATGTGGAGATCGTGTATCAGCTGGGGGACGCGATCTGTTTCCAGGGATCGCCGGCCAGGGTTTCGTATGGCCGCGTGGGGGCCTCGTCCACGGCCGGCTGGCGGCTCACCGTCAACCTGACGGACGACGTGCGCGCGCTTGAGCAACGGCTGGGGACCAGCAACTGGCGCGTCTGTTCGATTGGCATCCGGACCCGCATCCTGGATTCCGCCTGGACGCCACCGGACGATGTCTTCGACCCCGAGACGCTGGCGCTGCCCGTTTCCCTCAGCAATGTCGAAAATGGCTACGGATTCTTTGGTTCTGTGGGGTTGTTGCAGGCGAACTGGCCATTCAGCGAGGCGAACAGCGCGTTGCTGGGCCACTGACGGGCGCGACGGCCGTCGTCAGCGGCGGAGGCGGGGGAAGAACTGGTTGGCCACGTGGCTGGCGAGCAGACTGGAGGTCTGGGCGAGGAATCCGGGGATACTTTTCTTGAAGCCGGCCCGCTCCGTCTCGTCGGCTTCGAAGCGGCGGAGGTAGCGATCGATCTCGCGTAGCACCCCCCGCGAATGACCGTGCAGGGAGAGCTGCTCGCGCGTCCGGCCGAGCGCCTCCAGAAACAACGTCACCCAGTGTTTCTCCGAGTCGTTCCTGAGCGTCAACACGACGACGTGTGGGTGCGCCTCTACCCGCGTAAGATAGGTAGCCGAGACACGCGCCCAGACGGTGAAACCATCGCGGTGAAGCACCTTGAGGAGAAACGCCGTGTGGTCCACCTGCCCATCCAGCATGGCCGCGCCGAGTGCGTCAAACGCGAGGCGGGCCTCCTCCCGGCCGGCGGGATGTAGGATCTGCCAGACATCCCGTTGAACGGCATCGGGGCTGTAGCCGGTCAGCGTCTGAACCTGCTCGTCCACCCTCAGCGGGACCATGCCCAACGGCTCGAGCCGGCAGACCATATGGGAGGCGCATCGAGACGGCTCGGCCCGGTAGACGGTCTGCGCGCTGTAGGCCTCGTAGTCGTGCACCAGGGATTCAAACGCCACCCTGGACGCAAAAAAAGCGGCGGCATACTCCCAACTGGTCTCTCGCCGCTTGAGCGCTTCCTCGAGTTCGGCCTGCGCGCTACGTACGAGGCCGACGAGTTCATTACACATGCGGCTGTAGTGCGCATCGAGCGCACCCGCATGGTCCTCTGGAAAAGCCAGCATGATGTGATGGAAAGATGAGATCGGCAGAATGGCGGACGGCCAGTATAGCACATCATTAACCGGTTGTCTATCAGGGTGCCGGCGCAATGAGGTGTCCTCCAATTGACCTACAGGAACACTTCCAGGGTATCTCGGGCGGAGCGAAAGATCGGGGTCGGGTACGGGCGTACACGAAGCCGTTCGAGACCCTTGCGGACGGCCGCTTGCTCCCTCGGATCTGGCGCTTGAGGCGACGTACAGTGCGACGATACTACCGTGGATTGCGCTACAACCACATGTGCAGTACGTCCACCATCCCGGTTCGACCCTTCTCCGCGATGCGGTCGTCGTCGGAACGCGTCTCAGCGTAACGTTCTAGTCGCGCGCGTCTCGACCTGCATTCTTATTGCTCGCCATAACCTATCCGACTCGCATGACGACGTTTTTTCGCAACCTGTCGATTAGTCGTAAGCTTCTTGTTGGCTTCGGGGTGCTCGCCACGATCGCCGGCCTGAGTAATCTGCTGGCCTTCGGGGTTCTGATCCTGGTGCAGGACGCCGCCCGCATGACGATCCAGAAGGAAGTGCCGCATCAGACAGCCCTGCTGGAGATCCAGAAGCTGACGACCGAGGGCCATCTCTGGTTTGAGGAGATCATGTCTGGCGACGAAGGAGAAGACGTCAATCAGGTGTTCGCCCTGTGGCAGGAAGCCAGCGTGTTATCCAGCGCCCTGCTGGCGAGCGGGAAAGTCGACGGCCAGGTGTATCTACCGATCGAAAACGTCTATGCGATCACCTCGGTGGAGGAGTTGCACGAGCACCTCACCGAGCTGATCGCGGTGGGTCGCGAGCGGTATGAGGGCTTCAAAAACGATACAACGGCCGCCGGCAGCAATCTCGACGAGCAGTTCGACGCCGTGTACGAGGAGGTGATACGCCAAAGCGATGTGGCGCTGGAGGCTATTCGGGTAGATCTGCACCTGAGCGCCGCCTCGATAGAGCGGACCTATACTACGGGGTGGATGAGCATGTTAGCCTTTCTGATAGCCTCCTTTGCTATGGCGTGGGTGAGTTTACGAAACATCAGCCGGCTCATCGTAGCCCCCATTACACGGCTCAATGAGGTGGTTGCGGCCGTCCAGCAGGGTGATTTGAACCAGAAGGTACAGGTGGATTCGAAGGACGAGACTGGATTCCTGGGAAGCGGTATCAACCACATGGTGGAGGGCATTCGAGAGGCGCGGCAATCCATGCAAGACGAAAAACAAGCCGCCGATCGGGAACGCCTGAAGGCGGACGACCAGCGCGCCTATCTGGCCCACCATTTCGACCTTATGTTGAAGGCGATGAACCGGTTTGCACAGGGCGACCTGACCGTGCATCTCACCGCGGAGAAATACGACTCCGTGGGCCAGCTGTTCGACGGCTTTAATCAGGCCGTCGGAAACCTGCGTCAGCGGATCGAACACGTCAACAAGGCGATCGACCACACAACGACCACGGTGGAGCAGATCCGGGCGTCGACGAGCGACCTGGCCGCCGGCGTCCGCCTCCAGTCGGAACAGTCCCACGAAGTGGCCCTCGCGGTCGAGGAAATGGTGCAGACTATCGTCGAAAACTCCCAGAATGCCTCCCATACGGCAGAACTGACCGAGCGAAACGGCAAAGAGGCCCGCGAGGGTGGCGAGGTGGTG is a window from the Rhodothermales bacterium genome containing:
- a CDS encoding DUF4249 family protein, with protein sequence MTRLLSWVPFVVAGVFFSSCEDSFIDPFANDSKYFTLYGYLDESKNFQPGTLHAVRVIPITRSSQVIENPDDSNARIDAEVFSIDLETGQEVRWGYTLEELADGTYGHLFQTRFFVNAGNTYRLEVRRSDGIVARAETQVPATTSIVSVAEEPLVTDGVMRQDVLLPGVRSLWDVEIVYQLGDAICFQGSPARVSYGRVGASSTAGWRLTVNLTDDVRALEQRLGTSNWRVCSIGIRTRILDSAWTPPDDVFDPETLALPVSLSNVENGYGFFGSVGLLQANWPFSEANSALLGH
- a CDS encoding methyl-accepting chemotaxis protein; this translates as MTTFFRNLSISRKLLVGFGVLATIAGLSNLLAFGVLILVQDAARMTIQKEVPHQTALLEIQKLTTEGHLWFEEIMSGDEGEDVNQVFALWQEASVLSSALLASGKVDGQVYLPIENVYAITSVEELHEHLTELIAVGRERYEGFKNDTTAAGSNLDEQFDAVYEEVIRQSDVALEAIRVDLHLSAASIERTYTTGWMSMLAFLIASFAMAWVSLRNISRLIVAPITRLNEVVAAVQQGDLNQKVQVDSKDETGFLGSGINHMVEGIREARQSMQDEKQAADRERLKADDQRAYLAHHFDLMLKAMNRFAQGDLTVHLTAEKYDSVGQLFDGFNQAVGNLRQRIEHVNKAIDHTTTTVEQIRASTSDLAAGVRLQSEQSHEVALAVEEMVQTIVENSQNASHTAELTERNGKEAREGGEVVQATVDMIRRLAHIVADSVGTVEHLGASSQKIGEIVKTIDQIANQTNMLALNAAIEAARAGEQGRGFAVVADEVRRLAERTTSATTEIAQMIRTIQSETLRAVGTMRLGNEEVERGMVLADKAGVALDKIVGGTSRTVEMVTQIAAASEEQSTTSEQIASNVDMISRATSNASAGITQIAQSTEDLKTLTEELRSLVAYFKLGHDHQTFARA